The following nucleotide sequence is from Chlamydiota bacterium.
CGCCTGACAAACAGGAAGATGCCGAAGAACATCCCGAGGAGCGCGATGAGGATCCCGAGCCCGCTGATGAGCTGGATCGGGAAGAGGGAGAAGCCGGTCACCAGATCAAAATTCAGTTTGAGCAGGCGCGCCAGGGTGTACTTGGAGCGGCCCTTCTTCCGCTCCTCGTGGGCGACGCCGATCTCGGTGACGGAGCTGGCGAATGAGTTGGCGAGCGTGGGGATGAAACTCGAGACCTCGTTGCAGCGCAGGATCTGGTCCACCACGACGCGCCGGTAGGCCCGAAGCATGCAGCCGTAATCCCTGAGGTAGACGCCGGTGGCGCGCTGGACGAAACGGTTCACGACCCACGACGGGATCTTCCTGAGGGGGGAGTCGCGCCGGTCCATCCGGAGGCCACCCACGATGTCGAACCCCTCTTCCATCTTGGAGACCAGCTTCGGTATCTCCTCGGGGGGGTTCTGGAGGTCGGCATCCATCGTGACGACGATCTCCCCCCTGGAGTGTTCGAGGCCGGCGAAGACGGCGGCGTGCTGCCCGTAGTTCCGGTTGAATTCGACGAGGCGCACGCGCGGGTCTCGGCGGGCGATCTCCGAGAGCAGGGCGGCGGAACGGTCGCGGCTCCCGTCGTCGACGAAGACGGCCTCGTAGCGCCTGCCGAGCGTCTCGAGCGCGTCCGTGAGGCGCCGGTACAGTACGGGGATGTTCTCTTCCTCGTTGAAGACCGGTATGACGACGGAGAGGTCGACGGGCGGAGAGGCGGGGGCCCCGGGATTCAAACTGTCGGACGCGGAACTCATTTCAGGTGCCTCGCGGCGATCTCCTTCGCCGCCGCGGCGGCGTCGTCGACGTCCGCCTCGCGCATTTTCGGATACAGCGGGAGGGAGAAGATGCGGTCGGAGACGAACTCGGTCTTCGGCAGGGTGCCGCGGCGGCAGCCGAACGCCTTCAGATAATACGGCTGGAGATGCACCGCGGGGAAATGCAGGCCGATGCCGATGTTGGCCTCGAGCATCGCCCCCATGAACCGGTCCCGGTCGATCGTGAGGCGGTCGATGTCGACGAGCACCACGAACAGATGCCAGCAGTGGCGGATCCCCTCCTCGAGGGGCGTGACGGGGAGCAGGATGCCCGGGGCCCCCGCGAGCAGGGCACGGTAGCGCGCCGCGAGGCGCGTCCGGATTTCGATGAACCCGTCGAGCTTCTTCAACTGGTGGATGCCGAGGGCCGCCTGGAGATCGGTAAGGTTGTACTTGAAGCCGGGGAAGTGGATCTCGTACTGGGGGATCTCCTTGCCGCCGTAGCGCTTCCATGCGTCCTTCTGGATGCCGTGGAACTTCAGGAGCCGCACCTTCTCCGCGAGGGCCGGGTCGTCGGTGACGAGCATCCCCCCCTCGCCGGTGGTGATGTTCTTGATCGGGTGGAAGGAGAAGACCGTCATCGCGCCGAGCGACCCTATCCGCCGCCCCCGGTATTCGGTGCCGATGGCGTGCGCGGCGTCCTCGATGACGACGAGGTTGCGGCGGCGGGCGATCTCGAGGATCCGTTCCATGTCGCACGGGTAGCCGGCGAAGTGGACCGGGATGACGGCCTTCGTGCGCGGGGTGACGGCGGCCTCGATGCAGGCGGGGTCGATGTTCAGGTCGTCGCGGATCTCCACGAAGACCGGCGTCGCGCCGACGAGGGCGACGACGTTCGCCGTCGCGGCGAAGGTCATCGAGGTGGTGATCACCTCGTCGCCGGGACCGACGCCCGCGGCGAGGAGGGCGAGGTGGAGGCCGGCGGTTGCCGAGCTGAGGGCGACGGCGTGTTTGGCGCCGACGTATTCGCAGACGTCCTGTTCGAACCGGGCGCATTTCGGGCCGGTGGTGATCCAGCCGGACCGCATCGAGTGGAGGATCTCCGCGATCTCCTCATCCCCCAGCGAGGGACGCGAGAATGCCAGCATCTCCTTGCGGCGTGTCATCGGCGTCATCGGCACATTCCTCCCAAACGGGCATTATAGGGCCTCCGCGACCGGGGCGCAAGGGCGGATGCCGGCCAAGAGGCGACGCGATCGCCGAGCGGAATCAGCCGAGCAGAATCCGCTTGACAAACGGCTCAATATTTGGTCTTCTTGATGTAC
It contains:
- a CDS encoding glycosyltransferase, which codes for MSSASDSLNPGAPASPPVDLSVVIPVFNEEENIPVLYRRLTDALETLGRRYEAVFVDDGSRDRSAALLSEIARRDPRVRLVEFNRNYGQHAAVFAGLEHSRGEIVVTMDADLQNPPEEIPKLVSKMEEGFDIVGGLRMDRRDSPLRKIPSWVVNRFVQRATGVYLRDYGCMLRAYRRVVVDQILRCNEVSSFIPTLANSFASSVTEIGVAHEERKKGRSKYTLARLLKLNFDLVTGFSLFPIQLISGLGILIALLGMFFGIFLFVRRLVTGPEVEGVFTLFAVLFVFVGIQLLAMGLIGEYIGRIYAEVRNRPRYVIKRTSP
- a CDS encoding aminotransferase class I/II-fold pyridoxal phosphate-dependent enzyme, encoding MTPMTRRKEMLAFSRPSLGDEEIAEILHSMRSGWITTGPKCARFEQDVCEYVGAKHAVALSSATAGLHLALLAAGVGPGDEVITTSMTFAATANVVALVGATPVFVEIRDDLNIDPACIEAAVTPRTKAVIPVHFAGYPCDMERILEIARRRNLVVIEDAAHAIGTEYRGRRIGSLGAMTVFSFHPIKNITTGEGGMLVTDDPALAEKVRLLKFHGIQKDAWKRYGGKEIPQYEIHFPGFKYNLTDLQAALGIHQLKKLDGFIEIRTRLAARYRALLAGAPGILLPVTPLEEGIRHCWHLFVVLVDIDRLTIDRDRFMGAMLEANIGIGLHFPAVHLQPYYLKAFGCRRGTLPKTEFVSDRIFSLPLYPKMREADVDDAAAAAKEIAARHLK